A genomic window from Cryobacterium sp. SO2 includes:
- a CDS encoding SDR family oxidoreductase: MTTRTYLVTGAASGIGKATAELLTSRGHRVIGADLKDADINADLSTLDGRVALINQATELSGGTLDAVIAVAGLSHPIPVTASVNYYGAIATLEGLRPLLTRSAAPRAVVVDSMASLQSYDEELERLFLEGTEGEAVARCVELASSPATGHQIYSSSKRALARWLRTNATTAQWAGAGIPLNAIAPGVVLTPMTRDLVATPEGRAKLNAQVPMPLNGPFDPIVAARLLAWLADEENSHLCGQVIFVDGGYDAVLRGDTTW; the protein is encoded by the coding sequence ATGACCACTAGAACCTACCTCGTCACCGGTGCCGCCAGCGGTATTGGCAAGGCCACGGCCGAGCTGCTGACTTCACGCGGCCACCGAGTCATCGGCGCTGATCTCAAAGACGCCGATATCAACGCGGACCTGTCCACCCTCGACGGCCGGGTGGCCCTTATTAATCAGGCGACCGAGTTGTCAGGAGGCACCCTTGACGCAGTCATCGCCGTCGCGGGACTTAGCCACCCGATCCCAGTCACCGCGTCCGTGAACTACTACGGCGCGATCGCAACGCTGGAGGGCCTGCGCCCCTTGCTCACGCGGTCCGCTGCTCCGCGGGCCGTGGTGGTTGACTCGATGGCTTCTCTGCAGTCGTACGACGAGGAACTGGAACGCCTTTTCCTTGAAGGTACCGAAGGGGAGGCTGTGGCGCGTTGCGTTGAACTCGCCAGCTCTCCGGCAACCGGACACCAGATCTACTCGTCCAGCAAGCGTGCTCTGGCCCGCTGGCTACGTACCAACGCGACCACTGCACAGTGGGCCGGAGCCGGCATTCCGCTGAATGCCATCGCACCCGGCGTTGTGCTCACCCCGATGACGAGGGACCTCGTTGCTACGCCCGAAGGCCGCGCAAAGCTGAACGCGCAAGTACCGATGCCCCTCAACGGTCCGTTCGACCCGATCGTCGCGGCCCGGTTGCTCGCGTGGCTCGCCGACGAAGAGAACTCACATCTGTGCGGGCAGGTCATTTTCGTGGATGGTGGCTATGACGCCGTCCTTCGCGGCGATACGACCTGGTAG
- a CDS encoding alpha/beta fold hydrolase, translating to MSGLVIVPDGPAPKDGRTIVSWAHPTTGTAPRCAPSRGVAPFALIEGLTDLLSDGYVVVATDYAGMGIAGASSFLIGATEAANVLDIARASRTMPDTGTSDRLILWGHSQGGHAALFAAERVADYAPELDLLGVGVAAPATDLTRLLDADIGDVSGVTIGAYAFDSYARAYPSQLPEDPLGSILTPAGVAAVPRMVTLCLLGQNGELHAIATPLIGKFTSANPAVAPDWSELLVENSPDEHLAVPLFVAQGAKDTLIKPEITARFVAARKADGTAVTSHVYPDADHATVALTALNDLRAWMRTLT from the coding sequence GTGTCTGGCCTCGTAATCGTGCCGGACGGCCCGGCGCCGAAGGATGGGCGCACGATCGTGTCATGGGCGCATCCGACCACGGGCACGGCTCCGCGCTGCGCCCCTTCCCGTGGAGTCGCTCCGTTTGCGCTTATCGAGGGTCTCACCGACCTTCTGTCGGACGGCTATGTCGTCGTCGCTACTGACTACGCCGGCATGGGAATCGCCGGGGCGTCCTCTTTCCTGATTGGGGCGACCGAAGCGGCGAACGTGCTCGACATTGCCCGGGCGTCCCGCACGATGCCTGATACGGGAACCAGTGACCGTCTCATACTGTGGGGCCATTCTCAGGGCGGTCACGCGGCTTTGTTTGCCGCCGAGCGCGTTGCCGACTATGCGCCAGAGCTCGATCTGCTCGGGGTCGGTGTCGCCGCCCCTGCAACCGATCTGACCCGCTTGCTCGATGCCGATATCGGCGACGTCTCAGGTGTGACGATAGGTGCGTACGCCTTTGATTCTTATGCCCGGGCGTATCCGTCACAGCTGCCCGAGGATCCGTTGGGGAGCATCCTGACCCCGGCGGGAGTCGCCGCTGTTCCTCGCATGGTGACGCTTTGCCTGCTCGGCCAGAACGGCGAGCTTCATGCGATCGCGACCCCGCTGATCGGCAAATTCACGAGCGCCAACCCCGCCGTCGCGCCCGACTGGAGCGAACTCCTCGTAGAGAACTCACCGGACGAACATCTCGCCGTGCCACTCTTCGTCGCGCAGGGCGCGAAAGATACGCTCATCAAGCCGGAGATCACCGCGCGCTTCGTCGCCGCCCGGAAAGCCGATGGCACGGCCGTCACCTCCCACGTCTATCCGGACGCGGACCACGCCACCGTTGCACTTACCGCGCTGAATGACCTCAGAGCCTGGATGCGCACGCTCACGTGA
- a CDS encoding TRC40/GET3/ArsA family transport-energizing ATPase: protein MTPGSDTLTGTGTRSDLAFLTDTPRFLFFTGKSGVEKASIACASAIHLAEGSASVLLVSTDPASNVGQVFGVTIGNTVTPIAAVPGISALEIDPEQAVESYRERIVGPVRGLLTAAEVASIAEQLSGAWTTEIASFNEFTDLLTDAAWTAAYDHIIFDTAPTGHTIRLLQLPGDWTAFLDTGKGDPSCLGPLSGLEKQRAVYAQAVAALGDPERTRLILVARAQQSTLAEGVSSRRSAHAATR from the coding sequence ATGACACCCGGTAGCGACACTCTCACCGGTACAGGCACCCGCAGCGACCTCGCTTTTCTTACCGACACGCCTCGGTTCCTCTTCTTCACCGGCAAAAGTGGAGTGGAAAAGGCCTCGATCGCCTGCGCGAGCGCGATCCACCTCGCTGAGGGCAGCGCATCCGTACTGTTGGTCAGCACCGACCCGGCCTCGAACGTCGGCCAGGTGTTCGGCGTGACGATCGGCAACACCGTGACGCCGATTGCCGCCGTGCCCGGGATCTCCGCCCTAGAAATCGACCCTGAACAGGCCGTCGAGAGCTACCGCGAGCGCATAGTCGGGCCCGTGCGCGGGCTGCTAACCGCCGCTGAGGTCGCCTCGATCGCGGAGCAGCTCTCAGGCGCCTGGACCACCGAGATCGCCTCGTTCAACGAGTTCACCGATCTGCTCACCGACGCCGCCTGGACCGCCGCATACGATCACATCATCTTCGATACCGCACCGACCGGGCACACCATACGGTTGCTGCAGCTGCCCGGCGACTGGACCGCGTTTTTAGATACGGGCAAGGGCGACCCGTCCTGCCTCGGCCCGCTGTCGGGTCTCGAAAAGCAGCGTGCCGTCTATGCTCAGGCCGTGGCCGCGTTGGGCGATCCCGAGCGGACTCGCTTGATTCTCGTGGCGCGAGCTCAGCAATCCACGCTGGCCGAGGGCGTGAGCAGCAGGCGCTCGGCGCACGCGGCGACGCGTTGA
- a CDS encoding ArsA-related P-loop ATPase, translating into MLREDLRSPCTEEIAVFQAFSRVTREAKRKFVVLDTAPTGHTLLLLDATGSYHREVSRQMGSTMHFTTPMMKLQDPTQTKVLLVAIAETTPVLEAAGLQEDLRRAGIEPWAWIVNNSIAAAAPTSALLQRRAANELPEIDAVRTSYATRVALLPLLAVEPIGIPALEALMAASAAERTVSSV; encoded by the coding sequence ATGCTCCGAGAAGACTTACGGTCGCCCTGCACGGAAGAAATCGCTGTCTTCCAGGCATTCTCCAGAGTTACCCGGGAGGCCAAGCGCAAGTTCGTCGTGCTTGACACCGCCCCCACCGGGCACACCTTGCTCCTGCTCGACGCAACGGGGTCCTATCACCGCGAGGTCTCCCGCCAGATGGGTAGCACGATGCACTTCACCACCCCCATGATGAAGCTCCAGGATCCAACCCAGACCAAGGTCCTACTGGTGGCCATTGCCGAGACGACACCTGTCCTTGAGGCCGCAGGCCTCCAGGAAGACCTGCGCCGCGCCGGAATCGAGCCATGGGCATGGATCGTGAATAACTCCATCGCAGCTGCAGCGCCAACATCCGCCCTCCTGCAGCGGCGGGCCGCCAACGAGCTCCCCGAGATCGACGCTGTGCGCACCAGCTACGCCACTCGAGTTGCCCTCCTACCGCTGCTCGCAGTGGAGCCGATTGGGATCCCGGCATTGGAGGCACTAATGGCCGCGTCGGCAGCCGAGAGGACTGTGTCGTCGGTTTAG
- a CDS encoding low molecular weight phosphatase family protein, with amino-acid sequence MTETPIPSVLFVCQKNGGKSQMAAALLRAAAGDTVTVHSAGTKPGAALNAQSVESLAELGVDVGDEHPKLITAEMLAAADVVVVLGKEAQVAEVPGTTFETWITDEPSEHGIQGMERMRLVRDDIRARVDELLARLQG; translated from the coding sequence ATGACTGAGACTCCTATCCCCAGCGTTCTGTTCGTCTGCCAGAAGAACGGGGGGAAGTCGCAAATGGCGGCGGCTCTTCTGCGTGCGGCAGCGGGGGACACCGTCACCGTGCACTCCGCGGGAACGAAGCCCGGGGCGGCGCTGAACGCACAGTCGGTGGAGTCTCTTGCCGAGCTGGGCGTCGATGTCGGCGATGAGCACCCGAAGCTCATCACAGCGGAGATGCTCGCCGCTGCTGACGTTGTCGTCGTTCTCGGTAAAGAGGCTCAGGTCGCTGAAGTGCCGGGCACGACCTTCGAGACGTGGATCACGGACGAACCGTCCGAGCATGGAATCCAGGGTATGGAGCGCATGCGCCTGGTCCGCGACGACATCCGCGCTCGGGTCGACGAGCTCCTCGCCCGCCTTCAGGGCTGA
- a CDS encoding cation diffusion facilitator family transporter — protein sequence MKGFFYGLFVPHSHDAADSIDDALEASKEGVRALKISLFVLLGTTVLQLGVVLISGSVALLADTIHNFSDALTAVPLWVAFILGRRAASRRYTFGLGRAEDLAGLFIVIVVALSAVVAAWQSIARLLDPHPLENLWWVVAAGVIGFAGNEAVATYRIRVGQRIGSAALVADGVHARTDGFTSLAVVAGAIGAMLGFPLADPIVGILISGAIIVLLWGTVRSIGRRLMDGIEPELVDRANAALLAVPSITTVDRVQLRWVGHRLQGTAVVSIDASTTAEAATVVNEAHRVVNQALPNLDDFLIAQHSQSGR from the coding sequence GTGAAAGGGTTTTTCTACGGCCTGTTCGTGCCACACAGTCATGACGCCGCCGACTCGATCGACGATGCCCTTGAGGCCAGCAAAGAGGGTGTGCGGGCGCTGAAGATCAGCCTTTTCGTGCTTCTCGGTACCACAGTGTTGCAGCTGGGGGTTGTGCTCATCAGCGGGTCCGTAGCTCTCTTGGCTGACACCATCCACAACTTCTCCGATGCACTTACCGCCGTACCGCTCTGGGTCGCCTTTATCCTCGGCCGTCGCGCCGCATCCCGCCGGTACACCTTCGGGTTAGGCCGGGCCGAGGATCTCGCCGGCCTCTTCATCGTCATTGTCGTTGCTCTCTCGGCGGTCGTCGCGGCGTGGCAGTCGATCGCGCGACTCCTGGATCCACATCCGCTTGAAAACCTCTGGTGGGTCGTGGCCGCCGGGGTTATCGGCTTCGCTGGTAACGAGGCCGTCGCGACATACCGCATCCGTGTGGGCCAGCGCATCGGCTCGGCAGCACTGGTCGCCGACGGCGTCCACGCCCGCACCGACGGCTTCACCTCGCTCGCGGTGGTCGCCGGCGCTATCGGCGCCATGCTCGGATTCCCGTTGGCCGACCCGATCGTCGGCATTCTTATCTCCGGAGCGATCATCGTGCTTCTCTGGGGCACTGTGAGGAGCATCGGTCGACGGCTGATGGACGGAATCGAGCCAGAACTCGTCGACCGCGCGAATGCCGCTCTGCTAGCCGTGCCCAGCATCACGACGGTCGACCGTGTGCAGCTGCGCTGGGTAGGCCACCGCCTCCAGGGAACCGCGGTCGTCTCAATTGACGCGTCCACGACGGCCGAGGCGGCCACGGTAGTGAACGAAGCACACCGCGTCGTTAACCAAGCGTTGCCAAACCTCGACGACTTCCTGATCGCTCAACATTCCCAAAGCGGCCGGTGA
- a CDS encoding metalloregulator ArsR/SmtB family transcription factor codes for MDADKPVCGREPDSQYVELAVEVFAMLADATRIRIILALRDGELSVNSLAELLEKSPSSVSQHLAKLRLSRFVTSRQEGTKVFYSLANEHAKQLVSDAIFQAEHSLSSNPRHHHSEAGA; via the coding sequence ATGGATGCAGATAAGCCCGTTTGCGGACGTGAACCCGACAGCCAATACGTCGAATTGGCAGTCGAGGTGTTCGCGATGCTCGCCGATGCCACCCGGATCCGCATCATTCTCGCCCTGCGCGACGGCGAACTCTCGGTTAACAGCCTGGCCGAGCTGCTGGAAAAGTCCCCGTCGTCAGTGTCACAGCATCTAGCCAAGCTGCGCCTGTCACGATTCGTGACCAGCCGGCAGGAGGGAACCAAGGTGTTCTACAGCCTGGCCAATGAACATGCGAAGCAGTTGGTATCCGATGCGATCTTCCAAGCCGAGCACTCGTTGAGTTCGAACCCACGCCATCATCACTCGGAGGCCGGGGCATGA